A single genomic interval of Anolis carolinensis isolate JA03-04 chromosome X, rAnoCar3.1.pri, whole genome shotgun sequence harbors:
- the golga3 gene encoding golgin subfamily A member 3 isoform X3: protein MDASMVLLEKQTNNSGPCTSERHVNLEVNLNEPAEGDDFNIASEKESQVPVKEESLVPNSSKSPCANGPVSHYPSLPLPFDPNGGPHGEEPAPGSADSSLPLEKEEQIRLQARRRLEEQLKQYRVKRHQERQCTAKNRPCSTLDPELMLNPEILPRASTVAMTKEYSFLRTSVPRGPKLGSLGLLTHSSERKNSKSSRSSRIRSLADYRTEDAEGSPSGTVPVADSPGGSLKQNRSSLTSVISEIRVTPDPDDRLENSSLAGDSMSEIDGSEAGIRLDGNESDSSSYSSVSGRGIYGMLLSAESRQSVSFPVNGQEVPLDAVGQFPSIREVLQAAATEHHAQDPEINGEARSRRDSISSSISMESSVAGTHDEMLQVLKEKMRLEGQLEALSLEANEAFKEKTELQAQLAALHMKLKTQMEHSESSQQKQDSLNVEVATLKQSCWDLERAMAELQAALEAKNAGLAASSNDLQVAEEQYQRLMGKVEDLQKSVLTKDSTVHDLRQQLSSLQSQLQQVQLERTTLTNKLKSSQAEIASLQKVRHWYQQQLAVAQEARVRLQSEMANMQAGQMTQVGLLEHLKLENVTLSHQLTETQHRSIKEKERIATQLQNIEADMLDQEAAFLQIQEAKTMVEDDLQRKLTEFEDEKEQLQKMADSATTLEQELEKVKLTLHQRDLQVEALQQEQLDLMKQLSSTQETLQTREESLADLQRCYDEVEARLTELQGEATSKDDSIRYLQNEKIVLEVALQVAKAGKEGLDEGVQHLGESTEAASDVLEQLRQELAIKSSQVENLQQESTAFKKQTQKIKEQLLQQKVMVEAYRRDASSKDQLISELKATKKRLDSEMKELRRELLHLRDEKKSVDIENAKLAKEVSRVQKQLEELESQLQVAQRERDGMEAELQSVQFDREQMSVLAETNETLKRQIDEMQQETKMAITEQKQKMKRLGSDLTTAQKDMKAKHKAYENAVGILSRRLQEALTAKESSEAELNKLKAQISDCGTSQAGLEKIQALETELQVLSHSKMVLEKELQEVISLTSQELEEYREKVLELEDELQEARGFRRKIKRLEEMNKKLALELEHERGKLTGLGQSNAALREHNRILEAALAKREADLVQLNLQVQAVLKRKEEEDQQMRQLIQALQTALEREKTKVKDLKEQIVTAKAEAAHNRRHYKAAALELSEVQRELQAKDALIQALQDEVNKLQITEGKHSEEVSQFQQELAEARSQLQLLEQQLNEQLNKQPAENQEVEDLKWEVEQKEREIQALKQQLDLTEQRNQKELEGVQVVLQNIKTELEMAQDNLSLTQKDKFMLQAKVTELKNSMKTLLQQNQQLKLDLKHGKMKKKKELKGETNSNPVTPVKIPDCPVPAALLEELLKPPSAVSKEPLKNLNSCLQQLKQEMDSLQRQMEEHTITVHESMSSWTQIEGQLVDLSPAFPATALDPQTLPSADRQERNQSAGEKEGLGQ from the exons ATGGACGCTTCGATGGTCCTGCTGGAAAAGCAAACCAACAACAGTGGCCCATGCACTTCTGAGAGGCATGTGAACCTTGAGGTGAATTTGAATGAGCCAGCAGAAGGAGATGACTTCAACA TTGCTAGCGAAAAGGAGAGCCAAGTTCCAGTGAAAGAGGAAAGCCTGGTGCCAAACAGCAGCAAGAGTCCTTGTGCGAATGGACCGGTGTCTCACTATCCCAGCCTCCCCTTGCCTTTTGATCCCAATGGTGGTCCACATGGGGAAGAACCAGCTCCAG GCTCTGCAGACTCTTCTCTTCCATTGGAGAAGGAAGAACAGATCAGGCTTCAGGCGAGACGTCGCCTTGAAGAGCAGCTCAAGCAGTACCGCGTCAAAAGGCATCAGGAGAGA cagtgtACAGCTAAGAATCGTCCTTGCAGTACCCTGGATCCTGAGCTGATGTTAAATCCCGAGATCTTGCCAAGAGCCAGCACTGTAGCAATGACAAAAGAATACTCCTTTCTACGAACGAGTGTTCCGCGGGGACCAAAACTGGGAAGCCTGGGCCTTCTAACACATTCAAGTGAAAGGAAAAATTCCAAATCTTCCCGGTCGAGTAGAATTCGATCTCTGGCTGATTATAGGACTGAAGATGCAGAGGGAAGCCCCAGCGGAACTGTTCCAGTGGCCGATTCGCCCGGTGGGTCGCTAAAGCAAAACCGAAGCAGCCTGACATCTGTGATCTCTGAGATCAGGGTAACACCCGATCCCGACGACCGGTTGGAGAATTCCTCCTTGGCTGGAGACAGCATGTCGGAAATTGATGGAAGTGAAGCTGGAATCAGGCTGGATGGCAATGAAAGTGATAGTTCCAGCTACAGCAGTGTATCGGGAAGGGGAATCTATGGTATGCTGCTCAGTGCAGAGAGCAGGCAGAGTGTTTCGTTTCCAGTCAATGGCCAAGAGGTCCCTTTGGATGCAGTTGGACAGTTCCCTTCCATCAGAGAGGTGCTACAGGCGGCTGCAACAGAGCATCATGCCCAGGATCCCGAAATCAACGGAGAAGCAAGGAGCCGGAGAGACAGCATTTCCAGCAG TATATCGATGGAGAGTTCTGTCGCAGGCACGCATGATGAAATGTTGCAGGTCCTCAAAGAAAAGATGAGGCTTGAAGGACAGCTAGAAGCGCTGTCATTAGAAGCCAATGAG GCTTTCAAAGAAAAGACAGAGTTGCAGGCCCAGCTTGCTGCTTTGCACATGAAGCTCAAGACCCAGATGGAGCATAGCGAGAGCAGCCAGCAGAAACAGGACTCCCTGAACGTGGAGGTGGCCACCTTAAAACAGTCTTGTTGGGACCTGGAACGGGCCATGGCAGAGCTGCAGGCAGCGCTGGAGGCCAAGAACGCTGGCCTAGCCGCCTCCAGCAATGACCTGCAGGTGGCAGAAGAGCAATACCAAAGGCTAATGGGGAAAGTGGAAGACTTGCAGAAAAGTGTCCTTACGAAAGATAGCACAG TACATGATCTCCGGCAGCAGCTTTCATCTTTACAAAGCCAGCTCCAGCAGGTGCAGCTGGAACGCACAACATTGACCAATAAGCTGAAATCATCTCAAGCAGAGATTGCCTCATTGCAGAAAGTACGGCACTGGTACCAGCAGCAATTGGCTGTGGCCCAGGAAGCAAGGGTTCGGCTGCAGAGCGAGATGGCAAACATGCAG GCTGGCCAGATGACACAAGTGGGCCTGTTGGAGCATCTCAAGCTGGAGAATGTAACACTCTCTCATCAGTTAACAGAGACTCAGCACAGATCCATCAAAGAGAAGGAGCGAATAGCTACGCAGTTACAAAATATAGAG GCTGACATGTTAGATCAAGAAGCAGCTTTTCTGCAGATCCAAGAAGCGAAGACAATGGTGGAAGACGATTTGCAGAGAAAACTGACAGAGTTTGAGGATGAGAAGGAACAACTCCAGAAAATGGCTGATTCTGCAACAACGTTGGAGCAGGAGCTAGAAAAG GTTAAATTGACATTGCATCAGCGGGATCTTCAGGTTGAGGCTTTGCAGCAGGAGCAACTAGATCTCATGAAGCAGTTGAGCTCCACTCAGGAGACGTTGCAGACCCGCGAGGAGTCCCTGGCGGACCTGCAGAGATGTTACGATGAGGTGGAGGCCAGGCTGACGGAGCTGCAGGGGGAAGCCACCTCCAAGGATGACTCCATCCGATACTTGCAGAATGAGAAAATCGTCCTGGAAGTAGCGCTACAGGTTGCGAAAGCAGGCAAAGAAGGGCTTGACGAAGGAGTCCAGCATTTAGGGGAGAGTACTGAGGCAGCCTCCGATGTTTTAGAGCAATTGAGGCAAGAACTAGCCATCAAATCAAGTCAG GTGGAGAATCTGCAACAAGAAAGCACGGCCTTCAAGAAACAGACGCAAAAGATAAAGGAGCAATTACTTCAACAAAAG GTGATGGTAGAAGCTTACCGTAGAGATGCAAGTTCCAAGGACCAGCTGATCAGTGAACTGAAGGCTACCAAAAAGAGGCTGGACTCTGAAATGAAGGAGTTAAGACGAGAACTTCTCCACCTTCGGGACGAGAAGAAATCGGTGGACATTGAAAATGCAAAGCTGGCAAAGGAAGTGTCTCGTGTCCAGAAGCAATTGGAAGAGCTGGAAAGTCAGCTGCAAGTGGCCCAGAGAGAGCGGGATGGCATGGAGGCGGAGTTGCAG TCCGTGCAGTTTGACAGAGAGCAGATGTCTGTTCTTGCCGAGACGAATGAAACATTGAAACGGCAAATTGATGAAATGCAACAAGAAACAAAAAT GGCCATTACAGAACAGAAGCAGAAAATGAAGCGACTGGGATCAGACCTGACCACAGCCCAGAAGGATATGAAAGCCAAGCACAAAGCCTATGAAAATGCGGTTGGGATCCTTAGTCGCCGGCTGCAGGAAGCCCTCACTGCGAAGGAGtcctctgaagcagagctgaACAAGTTAAAGGCGCAAATCTCTGATTGTGGAACTAGCCAGGCTGGTCTA GAAAAGATTCAAGCTCTAGAGACAGAGCTGCAGGTGCTCAGTCACAGTAAGATGGTTTTAGAAAAAGAACTGCAAGAAGTCATCTCGCTCACCAGCCAGGAGCTTGAAGAGTACAGAGAAAAGGTCCTGGAACTTGAAGATGAG CTTCAAGAAGCAAGGGGCTTCCGGAGGAAGATTAAGCGCTTGGAAGAAATGAATAAGAAGCTCGCCTTGGAACTAGAACACGAACGGGGGAAACTCACTGGCCTGGGCCAGTCCAACGCTGCTCTTCGAGAACATAATCGGATCCTTGAAGCAGCGCTGGCCAAGAGAGAGGCTGATCTGGTGCAACTGAATCTACAG GTCCAGGCTGTTCTGAAGCGTAAAGAGGAGGAAGATCAGCAGATGAGGCAGCTCATCCAGGCCTTGCAGACAgccttggaaagagagaagaCCAAAGTCAAAGACCTCAAAGAACAG ATTGTGACAGCCAAAGCTGAAGCAGCACATAATCGGCGCCACTACAAAGCTGCCGCACTTGAACTCAGCGAGGTGCAGCGAGAACTCCAGGCCAAAGATGCGCTCATCCAAGCCCTCCAGGATGAAGTCAACAAACTGCA GATCACAGAAGGGAAGCATTCGGAAGAAGTGTCCCAGTTCCAGCAAGAACTAGCAGAAGCCCGATCCCAGCTTCAGCTTCTGGAGCAGCAGTTGAATGAGCAACTGAACAAGCAACCAGCAGAAAATCAAGAG GTTGAAGACCTCAAGTGGGAAGTAGaacagaaggagagagagatcCAGGCCCTGAAGCAGCAGCTGGACTTGACTGAGCAACGCAACCAGAAAGAGTTGGAGGGAGTGCAAGTAGTTCTGCAG aatatcaagacagagcTGGAGATGGCCCAGGACAATTTGTCCTTAACTCAGAAAGATAAGTTCATGCTTCAGGCAAAAGTGACTGAACTGAAGAACAGCATGAAGACACTGTTACAGCAGAACCAGCAGCTGAAGTTGGACTTGAAGCACGGAAAGATGAAAAAG aaaaaagagctgAAGGGAGAGACAAATTCGAATCCCGTAACCCCAGTGAAGATTCCTGACTGTCCAGTCCCTGCAGCTTTGCTGGAAGAGCTGTTGAAACCACCTTCCGCTGTGAGTAAAGAACCTTTGAAGAACCTCAACAGCTGCCTCCAGCAACTCAA GCAGGAGATGGACAGCCTTCAGCGTCAGATGGAAGAGCACACGATAACAGTCCACGAATCGATGTCTTCTTGGACTCAGATAGAAGGGCAGTTAGTGGACCTTTCTCCCGCCTTTCCTGCCACTGCCTTGGACCCCCAGACTCTTCCTTCAGCAGACCGACAGGAACGCAATCAAAGTGCTGGCGAAAAAGAAGGGTTGGGGCAGTAA
- the golga3 gene encoding golgin subfamily A member 3 isoform X4 yields the protein MDASMVLLEKQTNNSGPCTSERHVNLEVNLNEPAEGDDFNIASEKESQVPVKEESLVPNSSKSPCANGPVSHYPSLPLPFDPNGGPHGEEPAPGSADSSLPLEKEEQIRLQARRRLEEQLKQYRVKRHQERCTAKNRPCSTLDPELMLNPEILPRASTVAMTKEYSFLRTSVPRGPKLGSLGLLTHSSERKNSKSSRSSRIRSLADYRTEDAEGSPSGTVPVADSPGGSLKQNRSSLTSVISEIRVTPDPDDRLENSSLAGDSMSEIDGSEAGIRLDGNESDSSSYSSVSGRGIYGMLLSAESRQSVSFPVNGQEVPLDAVGQFPSIREVLQAAATEHHAQDPEINGEARSRRDSISSSISMESSVAGTHDEMLQVLKEKMRLEGQLEALSLEANEAFKEKTELQAQLAALHMKLKTQMEHSESSQQKQDSLNVEVATLKQSCWDLERAMAELQAALEAKNAGLAASSNDLQVAEEQYQRLMGKVEDLQKSVLTKDSTVHDLRQQLSSLQSQLQQVQLERTTLTNKLKSSQAEIASLQKVRHWYQQQLAVAQEARVRLQSEMANMQAGQMTQVGLLEHLKLENVTLSHQLTETQHRSIKEKERIATQLQNIEADMLDQEAAFLQIQEAKTMVEDDLQRKLTEFEDEKEQLQKMADSATTLEQELEKVKLTLHQRDLQVEALQQEQLDLMKQLSSTQETLQTREESLADLQRCYDEVEARLTELQGEATSKDDSIRYLQNEKIVLEVALQVAKAGKEGLDEGVQHLGESTEAASDVLEQLRQELAIKSSQVENLQQESTAFKKQTQKIKEQLLQQKVMVEAYRRDASSKDQLISELKATKKRLDSEMKELRRELLHLRDEKKSVDIENAKLAKEVSRVQKQLEELESQLQVAQRERDGMEAELQSVQFDREQMSVLAETNETLKRQIDEMQQETKMAITEQKQKMKRLGSDLTTAQKDMKAKHKAYENAVGILSRRLQEALTAKESSEAELNKLKAQISDCGTSQAGLEKIQALETELQVLSHSKMVLEKELQEVISLTSQELEEYREKVLELEDELQEARGFRRKIKRLEEMNKKLALELEHERGKLTGLGQSNAALREHNRILEAALAKREADLVQLNLQVQAVLKRKEEEDQQMRQLIQALQTALEREKTKVKDLKEQIVTAKAEAAHNRRHYKAAALELSEVQRELQAKDALIQALQDEVNKLQITEGKHSEEVSQFQQELAEARSQLQLLEQQLNEQLNKQPAENQEVEDLKWEVEQKEREIQALKQQLDLTEQRNQKELEGVQVVLQNIKTELEMAQDNLSLTQKDKFMLQAKVTELKNSMKTLLQQNQQLKLDLKHGKMKKKKELKGETNSNPVTPVKIPDCPVPAALLEELLKPPSAVSKEPLKNLNSCLQQLKQEMDSLQRQMEEHTITVHESMSSWTQIEGQLVDLSPAFPATALDPQTLPSADRQERNQSAGEKEGLGQ from the exons ATGGACGCTTCGATGGTCCTGCTGGAAAAGCAAACCAACAACAGTGGCCCATGCACTTCTGAGAGGCATGTGAACCTTGAGGTGAATTTGAATGAGCCAGCAGAAGGAGATGACTTCAACA TTGCTAGCGAAAAGGAGAGCCAAGTTCCAGTGAAAGAGGAAAGCCTGGTGCCAAACAGCAGCAAGAGTCCTTGTGCGAATGGACCGGTGTCTCACTATCCCAGCCTCCCCTTGCCTTTTGATCCCAATGGTGGTCCACATGGGGAAGAACCAGCTCCAG GCTCTGCAGACTCTTCTCTTCCATTGGAGAAGGAAGAACAGATCAGGCTTCAGGCGAGACGTCGCCTTGAAGAGCAGCTCAAGCAGTACCGCGTCAAAAGGCATCAGGAGAGA tgtACAGCTAAGAATCGTCCTTGCAGTACCCTGGATCCTGAGCTGATGTTAAATCCCGAGATCTTGCCAAGAGCCAGCACTGTAGCAATGACAAAAGAATACTCCTTTCTACGAACGAGTGTTCCGCGGGGACCAAAACTGGGAAGCCTGGGCCTTCTAACACATTCAAGTGAAAGGAAAAATTCCAAATCTTCCCGGTCGAGTAGAATTCGATCTCTGGCTGATTATAGGACTGAAGATGCAGAGGGAAGCCCCAGCGGAACTGTTCCAGTGGCCGATTCGCCCGGTGGGTCGCTAAAGCAAAACCGAAGCAGCCTGACATCTGTGATCTCTGAGATCAGGGTAACACCCGATCCCGACGACCGGTTGGAGAATTCCTCCTTGGCTGGAGACAGCATGTCGGAAATTGATGGAAGTGAAGCTGGAATCAGGCTGGATGGCAATGAAAGTGATAGTTCCAGCTACAGCAGTGTATCGGGAAGGGGAATCTATGGTATGCTGCTCAGTGCAGAGAGCAGGCAGAGTGTTTCGTTTCCAGTCAATGGCCAAGAGGTCCCTTTGGATGCAGTTGGACAGTTCCCTTCCATCAGAGAGGTGCTACAGGCGGCTGCAACAGAGCATCATGCCCAGGATCCCGAAATCAACGGAGAAGCAAGGAGCCGGAGAGACAGCATTTCCAGCAG TATATCGATGGAGAGTTCTGTCGCAGGCACGCATGATGAAATGTTGCAGGTCCTCAAAGAAAAGATGAGGCTTGAAGGACAGCTAGAAGCGCTGTCATTAGAAGCCAATGAG GCTTTCAAAGAAAAGACAGAGTTGCAGGCCCAGCTTGCTGCTTTGCACATGAAGCTCAAGACCCAGATGGAGCATAGCGAGAGCAGCCAGCAGAAACAGGACTCCCTGAACGTGGAGGTGGCCACCTTAAAACAGTCTTGTTGGGACCTGGAACGGGCCATGGCAGAGCTGCAGGCAGCGCTGGAGGCCAAGAACGCTGGCCTAGCCGCCTCCAGCAATGACCTGCAGGTGGCAGAAGAGCAATACCAAAGGCTAATGGGGAAAGTGGAAGACTTGCAGAAAAGTGTCCTTACGAAAGATAGCACAG TACATGATCTCCGGCAGCAGCTTTCATCTTTACAAAGCCAGCTCCAGCAGGTGCAGCTGGAACGCACAACATTGACCAATAAGCTGAAATCATCTCAAGCAGAGATTGCCTCATTGCAGAAAGTACGGCACTGGTACCAGCAGCAATTGGCTGTGGCCCAGGAAGCAAGGGTTCGGCTGCAGAGCGAGATGGCAAACATGCAG GCTGGCCAGATGACACAAGTGGGCCTGTTGGAGCATCTCAAGCTGGAGAATGTAACACTCTCTCATCAGTTAACAGAGACTCAGCACAGATCCATCAAAGAGAAGGAGCGAATAGCTACGCAGTTACAAAATATAGAG GCTGACATGTTAGATCAAGAAGCAGCTTTTCTGCAGATCCAAGAAGCGAAGACAATGGTGGAAGACGATTTGCAGAGAAAACTGACAGAGTTTGAGGATGAGAAGGAACAACTCCAGAAAATGGCTGATTCTGCAACAACGTTGGAGCAGGAGCTAGAAAAG GTTAAATTGACATTGCATCAGCGGGATCTTCAGGTTGAGGCTTTGCAGCAGGAGCAACTAGATCTCATGAAGCAGTTGAGCTCCACTCAGGAGACGTTGCAGACCCGCGAGGAGTCCCTGGCGGACCTGCAGAGATGTTACGATGAGGTGGAGGCCAGGCTGACGGAGCTGCAGGGGGAAGCCACCTCCAAGGATGACTCCATCCGATACTTGCAGAATGAGAAAATCGTCCTGGAAGTAGCGCTACAGGTTGCGAAAGCAGGCAAAGAAGGGCTTGACGAAGGAGTCCAGCATTTAGGGGAGAGTACTGAGGCAGCCTCCGATGTTTTAGAGCAATTGAGGCAAGAACTAGCCATCAAATCAAGTCAG GTGGAGAATCTGCAACAAGAAAGCACGGCCTTCAAGAAACAGACGCAAAAGATAAAGGAGCAATTACTTCAACAAAAG GTGATGGTAGAAGCTTACCGTAGAGATGCAAGTTCCAAGGACCAGCTGATCAGTGAACTGAAGGCTACCAAAAAGAGGCTGGACTCTGAAATGAAGGAGTTAAGACGAGAACTTCTCCACCTTCGGGACGAGAAGAAATCGGTGGACATTGAAAATGCAAAGCTGGCAAAGGAAGTGTCTCGTGTCCAGAAGCAATTGGAAGAGCTGGAAAGTCAGCTGCAAGTGGCCCAGAGAGAGCGGGATGGCATGGAGGCGGAGTTGCAG TCCGTGCAGTTTGACAGAGAGCAGATGTCTGTTCTTGCCGAGACGAATGAAACATTGAAACGGCAAATTGATGAAATGCAACAAGAAACAAAAAT GGCCATTACAGAACAGAAGCAGAAAATGAAGCGACTGGGATCAGACCTGACCACAGCCCAGAAGGATATGAAAGCCAAGCACAAAGCCTATGAAAATGCGGTTGGGATCCTTAGTCGCCGGCTGCAGGAAGCCCTCACTGCGAAGGAGtcctctgaagcagagctgaACAAGTTAAAGGCGCAAATCTCTGATTGTGGAACTAGCCAGGCTGGTCTA GAAAAGATTCAAGCTCTAGAGACAGAGCTGCAGGTGCTCAGTCACAGTAAGATGGTTTTAGAAAAAGAACTGCAAGAAGTCATCTCGCTCACCAGCCAGGAGCTTGAAGAGTACAGAGAAAAGGTCCTGGAACTTGAAGATGAG CTTCAAGAAGCAAGGGGCTTCCGGAGGAAGATTAAGCGCTTGGAAGAAATGAATAAGAAGCTCGCCTTGGAACTAGAACACGAACGGGGGAAACTCACTGGCCTGGGCCAGTCCAACGCTGCTCTTCGAGAACATAATCGGATCCTTGAAGCAGCGCTGGCCAAGAGAGAGGCTGATCTGGTGCAACTGAATCTACAG GTCCAGGCTGTTCTGAAGCGTAAAGAGGAGGAAGATCAGCAGATGAGGCAGCTCATCCAGGCCTTGCAGACAgccttggaaagagagaagaCCAAAGTCAAAGACCTCAAAGAACAG ATTGTGACAGCCAAAGCTGAAGCAGCACATAATCGGCGCCACTACAAAGCTGCCGCACTTGAACTCAGCGAGGTGCAGCGAGAACTCCAGGCCAAAGATGCGCTCATCCAAGCCCTCCAGGATGAAGTCAACAAACTGCA GATCACAGAAGGGAAGCATTCGGAAGAAGTGTCCCAGTTCCAGCAAGAACTAGCAGAAGCCCGATCCCAGCTTCAGCTTCTGGAGCAGCAGTTGAATGAGCAACTGAACAAGCAACCAGCAGAAAATCAAGAG GTTGAAGACCTCAAGTGGGAAGTAGaacagaaggagagagagatcCAGGCCCTGAAGCAGCAGCTGGACTTGACTGAGCAACGCAACCAGAAAGAGTTGGAGGGAGTGCAAGTAGTTCTGCAG aatatcaagacagagcTGGAGATGGCCCAGGACAATTTGTCCTTAACTCAGAAAGATAAGTTCATGCTTCAGGCAAAAGTGACTGAACTGAAGAACAGCATGAAGACACTGTTACAGCAGAACCAGCAGCTGAAGTTGGACTTGAAGCACGGAAAGATGAAAAAG aaaaaagagctgAAGGGAGAGACAAATTCGAATCCCGTAACCCCAGTGAAGATTCCTGACTGTCCAGTCCCTGCAGCTTTGCTGGAAGAGCTGTTGAAACCACCTTCCGCTGTGAGTAAAGAACCTTTGAAGAACCTCAACAGCTGCCTCCAGCAACTCAA GCAGGAGATGGACAGCCTTCAGCGTCAGATGGAAGAGCACACGATAACAGTCCACGAATCGATGTCTTCTTGGACTCAGATAGAAGGGCAGTTAGTGGACCTTTCTCCCGCCTTTCCTGCCACTGCCTTGGACCCCCAGACTCTTCCTTCAGCAGACCGACAGGAACGCAATCAAAGTGCTGGCGAAAAAGAAGGGTTGGGGCAGTAA